Part of the Thermodesulfobacteriota bacterium genome, GACGGTGACCCGGTCGCCGACGATGACGCGAATGCGGAACCGCCTCATCCCGCCGCCGAGCTTGGCCGTGAGGGTCTGGCCGTTCTCCAGCCGGACGACGAAGGTCCCTCCGCCGCGCGCTTCGGTCACGGTGCCTTCGACGTTCGCAAGGTCATCCTTGGCCATGCGTGCACCGTATCATTTCCGCTTCGCCTTGTCGTGGAGGATCTTCAGCCAGCGCTCCAGCGTGTCCTTGTAGACCAGCGCCAGGAACACGACGACGACCGCCGCCCCGGTCAGCAGCGACAGCTCCATGTACTTCTGCTGCCGCAGGAAGGATCCCCCGAAGGTGAGCATCAGCGTCCCGAGCAGGCGGCCCGACGCCGAGATCGCCGTGAACTCCACCAGGGTGAGATGGCCCAGTCCGAGGATGTAGCAGAGGTAATCCTTGGGGAACCCCGGCAGGAGGAAGAGGAGGAACACCAGGAATTTCCCCTTGTGGTGGAGCAGGAAGTCGAATCGCTCCATGGTTTTCGGGTCGACCAGCCGGTTGACCGCCGGCCTTCCGAGCATCCTCCCGAGGAGGAAGGCGACGATGGAGCCCGCCGTCAGCCCGATCGTGTTCAGAACGACGCCGAGGAACGGGCCGTAGAGGTATCCCCCCAGGAAACCGGAGACCTCCCCCGGAATCGGCGCCGCGATGACCTGAAAGATCTGCAGGAGGATGAATCCCGCGAAGCTCCACATCCCGAGCGATTCGAGGAAGCGGGTCAGCCGTTCGCGGTCGAGGAAGAAGTGGACCCACCCGGAGTGGTACAGCAGCGTCCCCAGCCCGCCGAGGGCGGCCAGGAGGAGGAGAAGCCTGATCCAGGTATAGTTTCGTCGCTGTCCGTTCGGGGCGACGGTCATTCGGGATCCTTCCCGCGGAACAGCGCCGCTTCCCA contains:
- the infA gene encoding translation initiation factor IF-1; translation: MAKDDLANVEGTVTEARGGGTFVVRLENGQTLTAKLGGGMRRFRIRVIVGDRVTVGVSPYDPSHGLILFRSKNGS
- a CDS encoding TVP38/TMEM64 family protein, with amino-acid sequence MTVAPNGQRRNYTWIRLLLLLAALGGLGTLLYHSGWVHFFLDRERLTRFLESLGMWSFAGFILLQIFQVIAAPIPGEVSGFLGGYLYGPFLGVVLNTIGLTAGSIVAFLLGRMLGRPAVNRLVDPKTMERFDFLLHHKGKFLVFLLFLLPGFPKDYLCYILGLGHLTLVEFTAISASGRLLGTLMLTFGGSFLRQQKYMELSLLTGAAVVVVFLALVYKDTLERWLKILHDKAKRK